Proteins encoded by one window of Nomascus leucogenys isolate Asia chromosome 19, Asia_NLE_v1, whole genome shotgun sequence:
- the MYCN gene encoding N-myc proto-oncogene protein — MASAKRNSPCSRRSVCVSAVGEPCWRSAPAPAFRAPHGKEAPPVLKPAGRKEALSRRPGGEPMPSCSASTMPGMICKNPDLEFDSLQPCFYPDEDDFYFGGPDSTPPGEDIWKKFELLPTPPLSPSRGFAEHSSEPPSWVTEMLLENELWGSPAEEDAFGLGGLGGLTPNPVILQDCMWSGFSAREKLERAVSEKLQHGRGPPTAGSTAQSPGAGAASPAGRGHGGAAGAGRAGAALPAELAHPAAECVDPAVVFPFPVNKREPAPVPAAPASAPAAGPAVASGAGIAAPAGAPGAAPPRPGGRQTSGGDHKALSTSGEDTLSDSDDEDEEEEDEEEEIDVVTVEKRRSSSNTKAVTTFTITVRPKNAALGPGRAQSSELILKRCLPIHQQHNYAAPSPYVESEDAPPQKKIKSEASPRPLKSVIPPKAKSLSPRNSDSEDSERRRNHNILERQRRNDLRSSFLTLRDHVPELVKNEKAAKVVILKKATEYVHSLQAEEHQLLLEKEKLQARQQQLLKKIEHARTC, encoded by the exons ATGGCTTCTGCGAAAAGAAATTCCCCCTGCTCTAGAAGATCTGTCTGTGTTTCAGCGGTCGGAGAACCG TGTTGGAGGTCGGCGCCGGCCCCCGCCTTCCGCGCCCCCCACGGGAAGGAAGCACCCCCGGTATTAAAACCAGCGGGGCGGAAAGAAGCCCTCAGTCGCCGGCCGGGAGGCGAGCCGATGCCGAGCTGCTCCGCGTCCACCATGCCGGGCATGATTTGCAAGAACCCAGACCTCGAGTTTGACTCGCTGCAGCCCTGCTTCTACCCGGACGAAGACGACTTCTACTTCGGCGGCCCCGACTCGACCCCCCCGGGGGAGGACATCTGGAAGAAGTTTGAGCTGCTGCCCACGCCCCCGCTGTCGCCCAGCCGTGGCTTCGCGGAGCACAGCTCCGAGCCCCCGAGCTGGGTCACGGAGATGCTGCTTGAGAACGAGCTGTGGGGCAGCCCGGCCGAGGAGGACGCGTTCGGCCTGGGGGGACTGGGTGGCCTCACCCCCAATCCGGTCATCCTCCAGGACTGCATGTGGAGCGGCTTCTCCGCCCGCGAGAAGCTGGAGCGCGCCGTGAGCGAGAAGCTGCAGCACGGCCGCGGGCCGCCGACCGCCGGTTCCACCGCCCAGTCCCCGGGAGCCGGCGCCGCCAGCCCTGCGGGTCGCGGGCACGGCGGGGCTGCGGGAGCCGGCCGCGCCGGGGCCGCCCTGCCCGCCGAGCTCGCCCACCCGGCCGCCGAGTGCGTGGATCCCGCCGTGGTCTTCCCCTTTCCCGTCAACAAGCGCGAGCCAGCGCCCGTGCCCGCAGCCCCGGCCAGTGCCCCGGCTGCGGGCCCTGCGGTCGCCTCGGGGGCGGGTATCGCCGCCCCAGCCGGGGCCCCAGGGGCCGCCCCTCCGCGCCCAGGCGGCCGTCAGACCAGCGGCGGCGACCACAAGGCCCTCAGTACCTCCGGAGAGGACACCCTGAGCGATTCAG atgatgaagatgaggaagaggaagacgaAGAGGAGGAAATTGATGTGGTCACTGTGGAGAAGCGGCGTTCGTCCTCCAACACCAAGGCTGTCACCACATTCACCATCACCGTGCGTCCCAAGAACGCAGCCCTGGGTCCTGGGAGGGCTCAGTCCAGTGAGCTGATCCTCAAAAGATGCCTTCCCATCCACCAGCAGCACAACTATGCCGCCCCATCTCCCTACGTGGAGAGTGAGGATGCACCCCCCCAGAAGAAGATAAAGAGCGAGGCATCCCCACGTCCGCTCAAGAGTGTCATCCCCCCAAAGGCTAAGAGCTTGAGCCCCCGAAACTCTGACTCGGAGGACAGTGAGCGTCGCAGGAACCACAACATCCTGGAGCGCCAGCGCCGCAACGACCTTCGGTCCAGCTTTCTCACGCTCAGGGACCACGTGCCGGAGCTGGTAAAGAATGAGAAGGCCGCCAAGGTGGTCATTTTGAAAAAGGCCACCGAGTATGTCCACTCCCTCCAGGCCGAGGAGCACCAGCTTttgctggaaaaggaaaaattgcAGGCAAGACAGCAGCAGTTGCTAAAGAAAATTGAACACGCTCGGACTTGCTAG